The genomic DNA GTTGCTCCGCGAATCAGCGCAGCACCGAAAAGAAGAGCGCAGTTCACGGCAAGTAGAACTAACACTAACGGCGCTCGAACCCTTCATCGTCAACCTGCCAGAAACACAGCAAGAGAGAATCCGCGTCGAAACCGCTCAAAGAATTTTTGCTCAGGGTCATGTCCTGCGAGACTCTTCCGGCAGCGGTTCAATAAAGGGCGACGATTCAGCCACCCGTCCTGTCAACGATAGAGATCATGGCAACTAATTATTCTCAACACTTGGCAGTCGACATTTCATCTGCCATCAATAAATGGCAATGAAATAAAGGAGTTATTAGCGAATGTTCAAATAATAACTAGCTGGCATGACCTTCAAGGGTGGGCCCACTGAAGCGCTCCATCACGCCGCGGAAGTCGTAAAGCGTGCTCTCGTCGAACAGCACGAGCGGATCCTCGGCGATGTCCGTGTAGGGCGGCTCAAAGAGCATGTCCAAGGTCATGCGGCCCGTTTTGGTGAGGTGGTCCACCATCATGCTGAGCATCTGTTGCTGGCGCGTATTGAGCAGGCTTCCGGACAGCAGCTCCGCGAAGGACTCACGGACTGCTTCCTTCTCCAGCCCCACCAACGACTTCACGAAAGTCGGCAGGTCCTGGCCCGCGATCTCGTCGAGCTTCTCGGCAGGAACCTTGCCGTCCTCCAGCACCAAGGCTTCCAGCGCTTCAAGATCCTGATCGGTCAGTGGCTTACCGCGGCGGAGCTTCTGCACCGCAAGGTGATCGAGGTGCCGCTGCAAGTGAGCTTGAATGTGCAGGCGGTAGTTTTCGACGTCGATGCTCGGCGTCGTGATCTCGCCATCCGTCACGCCGATCAGCGTGTCTTCAAAATCCGAATAGACGGGCTTACGCTTGGCCTTCTCCAACACGTGAATGAGTCCGCGCAGACTCACCCTGACCTGCTCCAGCCAGGCCGGGTCTTGTCCAGCCCACGCGTCCGCCGTCTCCTCGACCTCGAGGATCGCTTCGATCAGGTGTCGATGCTTCGCGATCGATGCTTCATGCACTCGCTCGGCCAACGCGCCGGCCAAGAGCTTGAGCTGCTTGCCCACCTTGAGTGCCGTGTCGCCGTCGTGCGTCAGCACGGCCAGCTGCAGGTTGAGGGTCAGGAGATCAAAGCGCCGGGCTTCCTGGCTGTCGTCCGTCGGCAGCGTTTCCATGAGCCCGGAGAGTTCGGCGTCCGTTTCGACTTCGTCGACGTCGCCAAAGTCTTCCCACGCCTGACGCTGCGAGTATTTTTCGACGGCGGCCAGGTGCGGCCGGATCAGGAAATTATTGCGTTCCAGCCGGGAGACTTGGCCATGCAACGTGGTCCGCAGGTTCTCGATGTAGTCGGCGTGATAGCCAGCGTGAGTCGCGGCGATGAGCGTGCGTGCCCGCGCGCTAAACATCCGGGCGGCCAGCGACGGCGTTAGGCGTCCTTCCGGTGCGTCTCCCCCGGCATTGAAGAAGTCCACGTTCCCGCAGACGTCAAAGATGATGAAGTCTTCCTTATCCTGGCCGGGACCATAGAGGTCCGGGCGGAGGCGGGTTCCGCGTCCCACCATCTGCCAGAACTTGGTCCGGGACTTCACGTCCTTGAAGAACACCAGGTTCACCACGTCCGGCACGTCCACACCGGTATCCAGCATGTCCACGCTGATGGAGATCTGCGGGCGCTTGTCCGGATCGCTAAAGGCGTCGATCAGCATCTGGTTGTGCTTAACGCTGTGCGTGATGACGCGAGCGAAGTCCCCGCCGTGGTGCGGGTAGTTGCGGTCAAACCGTTCCTTGATGAATTCGGCGTGAACCTGATTCTTGGCGAAGATGATCGTCTTACCGATCTCATCCCCGCCGGAGACGTGCCGTCCTTCGGACATCAACACGCCGAGGACTTTGTCCACGGTGTCGGCGTTGAAGAGCCACTTGTTGAGGTGAACGGACTCGACGGCGTCGGGGATGTCCCCATCCTCGCTCCATTCGAACGAATCCCAGTCGGCCCGTTCGTCCTCACTCAACTCGGCGTAGCGAACCCCGCGCTGCATGAATCCGAGCTCAATGTTGCGGATCTTGTGCGGGACCAAATAGCCGTCGTCGACGGCCTGCTCCAACGAGTAGGCGCTGGTCGGCTTGCCGCTCTCGAGTTCAAACAGCCCGTAGGTGTTCTTGTCGATTTCATCGCGGGGCGTGGCGGTCAGGCCCACCAAGTAGGAGTCGAAATAATCGAAGATCCGCTTGTACTTTTGGTACACGGACCGGTGGGCCTCATCGATGATCACCAGGTCGTAGTATCCGACTCCGCGCCAATCTTCCCCTGTCGCCCGCCCCTCAGTGGAGTCGGCGATGATGTTCATCATCGTTGGGTACGTGGCTAGGTGAAGCCGGGAGCCCGCGGCGTCGTCGTTGCCAACCCCGAGCCGTGCCGGCGAGGACCCCGGCAACAATTGCCCGAAGACCTTCTTGGCCTGGTTCACCAAGGCATTGCGGTCCGCGAGGAAGAGGACTCGCTTGGCCCACCGGTAGTCGGTCAACAGTTTGGTGAGTGCGACGACGGTGCGCGTCTTGCCAGTGCCGGTCGCCATCACGAGGAGCGCCTTGCGACGCCGCGCCTGCAGTGTCTCGGCGACAGCGCGGATGGCCTCCTGCTGGTAGGGCCGGTCGGCGATGCCGGTCGGGAGCGGCGCATGGGCGAGGTCCCGCCGGCCGGTGCGGCGG from Zhihengliuella flava includes the following:
- a CDS encoding DEAD/DEAH box helicase family protein, producing the protein MAQGTQPESNFGFLKDQWPAIADQAYRAEFFAYRDPRVSLMYARRALEQLVGWMYQYDATLEKPLKDDLNNRLNAGTFQRHVPDAVRDQMHSVRKIGNTAVHSQASVALPAAAAGLTGLFRAAIWVAHTYARSDASRVTSAARLDLERFRPQPAEPREPAKSQAEVAQMAAELEAAEAENDKLQAELDAARAELERIKAANAEREIPEIDLGEMDEAATRVYIDLQLREAGWNPDDSRVREFKVTGLPPGLGSKDGVGYADYVLWGEDGRPLAVVEAKKAAASPKSGEEQARYYAEALEKLFGRRPLIYYSNGYEHWLWDDAVFGITGGRPDGYPSRRVLGFHTRDELELMIARRTGRRDLAHAPLPTGIADRPYQQEAIRAVAETLQARRRKALLVMATGTGKTRTVVALTKLLTDYRWAKRVLFLADRNALVNQAKKVFGQLLPGSSPARLGVGNDDAAGSRLHLATYPTMMNIIADSTEGRATGEDWRGVGYYDLVIIDEAHRSVYQKYKRIFDYFDSYLVGLTATPRDEIDKNTYGLFELESGKPTSAYSLEQAVDDGYLVPHKIRNIELGFMQRGVRYAELSEDERADWDSFEWSEDGDIPDAVESVHLNKWLFNADTVDKVLGVLMSEGRHVSGGDEIGKTIIFAKNQVHAEFIKERFDRNYPHHGGDFARVITHSVKHNQMLIDAFSDPDKRPQISISVDMLDTGVDVPDVVNLVFFKDVKSRTKFWQMVGRGTRLRPDLYGPGQDKEDFIIFDVCGNVDFFNAGGDAPEGRLTPSLAARMFSARARTLIAATHAGYHADYIENLRTTLHGQVSRLERNNFLIRPHLAAVEKYSQRQAWEDFGDVDEVETDAELSGLMETLPTDDSQEARRFDLLTLNLQLAVLTHDGDTALKVGKQLKLLAGALAERVHEASIAKHRHLIEAILEVEETADAWAGQDPAWLEQVRVSLRGLIHVLEKAKRKPVYSDFEDTLIGVTDGEITTPSIDVENYRLHIQAHLQRHLDHLAVQKLRRGKPLTDQDLEALEALVLEDGKVPAEKLDEIAGQDLPTFVKSLVGLEKEAVRESFAELLSGSLLNTRQQQMLSMMVDHLTKTGRMTLDMLFEPPYTDIAEDPLVLFDESTLYDFRGVMERFSGPTLEGHAS